The proteins below are encoded in one region of Bacillus vallismortis:
- a CDS encoding HAD hydrolase-like protein yields MISSRSRDIQYLKDNHFSIFIASNGLSDYLKAIVSFYQLDRWVTETFSIEQIHSLNKGDLVNAILKKYGIQHAAVVGDRLSDIKAAKDNGLMAIGCHFDFAQEEELAQADVVIHDLIELKTLLPELKKGDSFLFSRQT; encoded by the coding sequence ATTATATCCTCACGTTCAAGAGATATTCAGTATTTGAAAGACAACCATTTTTCAATTTTTATAGCAAGCAATGGATTAAGCGACTATCTAAAAGCCATTGTGAGTTTTTATCAGTTGGACAGGTGGGTGACTGAAACGTTCAGCATTGAACAAATACATTCGCTGAATAAAGGCGATTTAGTAAACGCTATCCTGAAAAAATACGGCATTCAACATGCGGCAGTTGTCGGAGACCGCCTATCTGACATAAAGGCGGCTAAAGACAATGGTTTGATGGCAATCGGATGTCATTTTGATTTTGCGCAGGAAGAGGAACTTGCTCAAGCCGACGTTGTCATACATGATTTAATTGAACTGAAAACATTGCTGCCTGAGCTGAAAAAAGGAGATTCATTTTTATTCAGTCGTCAAACGTAA
- a CDS encoding nitroreductase family protein, with protein sequence MAEFKQLVNERRSASNFLPDRPITKDELNEMFELVALAPSAFNFQHTKYVTVLDPNVKEKLKQAANGQYKVFSSSAVLLVLGDKRAYQQAADIYEGLKVLGVLNKQEYDHMVQDTVSFYENRGEPFKRDEAIRNASLSAMMFMLTAKEKGWDTCPMIGFDTEAVKQILNIDDQFEVVMMITIGKEKTESRRPRGYRKPVNEFVEYI encoded by the coding sequence ATGGCTGAATTTAAACAGTTAGTAAATGAAAGACGATCTGCAAGCAACTTCCTTCCAGATCGTCCCATCACAAAAGATGAACTTAACGAGATGTTTGAATTGGTTGCGTTGGCTCCATCAGCTTTTAATTTCCAGCACACAAAATATGTGACGGTTCTGGATCCGAATGTAAAAGAAAAGTTGAAGCAGGCCGCAAACGGACAATATAAAGTATTTAGCTCATCTGCGGTTCTTTTGGTATTAGGGGATAAGCGGGCATATCAGCAGGCGGCGGACATCTATGAAGGGTTAAAAGTGCTTGGGGTATTAAATAAACAAGAGTATGATCACATGGTTCAAGACACTGTTTCATTTTATGAAAACAGGGGAGAACCATTTAAGAGAGATGAAGCGATAAGGAATGCTTCGCTTTCCGCGATGATGTTTATGCTGACTGCTAAGGAAAAAGGCTGGGATACCTGTCCTATGATTGGGTTTGATACTGAAGCCGTGAAACAGATTTTAAATATAGATGACCAATTTGAGGTTGTCATGATGATTACAATTGGAAAAGAAAAAACAGAGAGCAGAAGACCGCGCGGCTACAGGAAGCCTGTGAATGAGTTTGTTGAGTACATCTAA
- a CDS encoding MFS transporter — protein MDLHAEKIHTAKIWSISFIFVTLSNAFLFMVFEMLLPTLPLFVTAIGGGAKQVGLVTGIFMISAIAIRPFAGVLAKRFNKKYLLICGIVISACSTGAYYLASDVGVLLLIRLIHGAGFGLATTYFATIAAEIIPKERRGEGIGYFGVGETIAVSVGPMIGIAALELYDFQRLFLGGMSVLLLAVLMAVLVRRRPEGKDTAEKGMVKVKVLERRVLFPSFLILLVGIAASAIMSFFSLYAIEKGFRSVGMFFFLIAAASFFIRLISGKTFDRFGAAAILIPASIFSLAGLSILYLAQTDGMFFAAAICYGFGFGSIFPAIQTWCINLVEEHEHEDAMGTFFNFFDMGIGGGSLLLGVVATVYSYQALYIASILVYLLFLLLYILFICSKRKEIKH, from the coding sequence ATGGATTTACATGCGGAAAAAATACATACTGCAAAAATATGGTCCATATCATTTATTTTTGTCACACTTTCAAATGCATTTTTATTTATGGTGTTTGAAATGTTATTGCCGACATTGCCTTTGTTTGTTACGGCTATCGGGGGTGGGGCAAAGCAAGTTGGATTGGTTACAGGTATTTTTATGATATCTGCCATTGCCATACGTCCTTTTGCAGGGGTTTTGGCTAAACGATTTAACAAAAAATATTTACTTATATGTGGGATTGTGATCAGTGCCTGCTCAACTGGTGCCTATTATCTTGCATCAGACGTAGGCGTCCTATTGCTCATTCGTTTAATACATGGAGCCGGTTTTGGGTTAGCAACTACTTATTTTGCAACGATCGCCGCGGAAATTATTCCGAAGGAGCGCCGGGGTGAGGGGATTGGATATTTTGGAGTAGGCGAAACGATTGCGGTTTCGGTTGGGCCGATGATTGGTATAGCGGCACTGGAGCTTTATGATTTTCAGAGACTTTTTTTAGGCGGGATGTCTGTTCTTTTACTGGCTGTGTTAATGGCTGTACTCGTTCGGAGGCGGCCTGAAGGAAAAGACACCGCTGAAAAGGGAATGGTAAAGGTCAAGGTGTTAGAAAGACGTGTGCTGTTTCCTTCGTTTCTCATATTGTTAGTCGGAATTGCTGCATCTGCAATCATGTCCTTCTTTTCACTCTATGCGATAGAAAAGGGTTTCCGAAGTGTCGGAATGTTTTTCTTTCTGATTGCGGCAGCCAGTTTTTTTATACGTCTTATCTCTGGGAAAACGTTTGACAGATTCGGAGCGGCCGCTATCCTTATCCCCGCTTCGATTTTCTCTTTAGCAGGGCTGTCAATTCTGTATCTTGCCCAAACCGATGGCATGTTTTTTGCTGCGGCAATATGTTACGGGTTTGGATTTGGGTCCATATTTCCGGCTATCCAAACATGGTGTATCAACCTTGTTGAAGAGCATGAACATGAGGATGCCATGGGGACATTCTTTAATTTTTTTGATATGGGAATTGGCGGAGGCTCTTTATTACTGGGTGTTGTGGCAACGGTCTATTCTTATCAGGCACTTTATATCGCTTCCATTTTGGTGTACCTGCTGTTTCTTTTATTATATATTTTATTTATCTGTTCCAAGAGAAAAGAAATAAAACATTAG
- a CDS encoding MMPL family transporter, producing MSKMLYKLGGWVARHRIKVICAWIVVLVASIGLAITLKPSFSEDMSIPDTPSEKALDVIQKEFPHGPDKGSIRVIFGAEDGGELTAKPAKQAIENTFKEINKDDSVDSIASPFVTGTIAKDGTVAYADITYKSSADDIKDYSIEHVKNSLKIADAEGLQTELSGDIPGAEMEIGGVSEIVGIILAFVVLAITFGSLLIAGLPILTALIGLGVSIGLVLMGTQVFDIASVSLSLAGMIGLAVGIDYALFIFTKHRQFLGEGAQKNESIARATGTAGSAVVFAGLTVIVALCGLTVVNIPFMSAMGLTAGLSVLMAVLASITLVPAVLSVAGKRMVPKSNKKKEKQNADTNVWGRFVTKNPIMLSVCSILILLIISIPSMHLELGLPDAGMKAKDNPDRRAYDLLADGFGEGFNGQLTIVADATSVTENKAEAFADAVKEIKELDHVSSVTPARPNEEGNFAIITVVPKTGPNDVATKDLVKDVRSLSDKNGVDLLVTGSTAVNIDISDRLNDAIPVFAVLIVGFAFVLLTIVFRSLLVPLVAVAGFILTMTATLGTCVFVLQDGNLIDFLKIPEKGPILAFLPILSIGILFGLAMDYQVFLVSRMREEYVKTKNPVQAIQAGLKHSGPVVTAAGLIMIFVFAGFIFAGEASIKANGLALSFGVLFDAFIVRMTLIPSVMKLMGDAAWYLPKWLDKIIPNVDIEGHQLTKEIQPEIDQDQKKQIM from the coding sequence ATGTCAAAAATGTTATATAAATTAGGAGGATGGGTTGCTCGCCATCGCATTAAAGTAATATGCGCGTGGATCGTTGTGTTAGTTGCTTCGATAGGGCTTGCAATTACCTTAAAACCAAGTTTTTCCGAGGATATGTCCATACCTGACACGCCTTCAGAAAAAGCGCTGGATGTGATTCAAAAAGAATTTCCCCACGGCCCTGATAAAGGAAGCATACGGGTGATTTTCGGAGCGGAAGATGGGGGGGAACTTACTGCAAAGCCAGCGAAACAAGCAATCGAAAATACGTTTAAGGAAATCAATAAAGATGATTCCGTAGACTCGATTGCAAGTCCTTTTGTGACAGGAACAATCGCGAAAGATGGCACAGTTGCCTATGCTGATATTACGTATAAATCTTCAGCAGATGATATAAAAGATTACTCTATCGAACATGTAAAAAACAGTTTGAAAATAGCTGATGCTGAGGGCTTGCAGACGGAGCTAAGCGGAGATATACCAGGAGCCGAGATGGAGATAGGCGGCGTATCTGAAATTGTCGGCATTATCTTGGCCTTTGTCGTTTTAGCCATTACATTCGGCTCCTTATTAATAGCAGGTTTGCCGATTTTAACTGCGCTAATTGGTTTAGGTGTAAGTATTGGACTGGTGTTGATGGGGACACAAGTATTCGATATTGCTTCCGTCAGCCTTTCATTAGCCGGAATGATTGGCCTTGCTGTTGGTATAGATTATGCTTTATTTATTTTTACGAAGCACCGCCAGTTTTTAGGCGAAGGCGCACAAAAAAATGAATCAATTGCGAGAGCTACAGGAACAGCCGGAAGTGCTGTCGTTTTTGCCGGGCTTACTGTGATCGTTGCACTTTGCGGGTTGACGGTCGTTAACATTCCTTTTATGTCTGCAATGGGGCTGACAGCAGGGCTTAGTGTACTGATGGCTGTTCTCGCTTCAATCACGCTTGTGCCTGCCGTCTTGTCGGTAGCGGGAAAACGGATGGTTCCGAAATCAAACAAGAAAAAAGAAAAACAAAACGCTGACACAAATGTCTGGGGACGCTTTGTCACAAAAAATCCTATCATGCTAAGTGTATGCAGCATTCTCATTTTGCTTATTATTAGTATCCCATCTATGCATTTGGAGCTGGGCTTGCCTGATGCAGGGATGAAAGCGAAGGACAATCCAGATCGACGGGCTTATGACTTGCTTGCCGACGGTTTTGGCGAAGGATTTAATGGCCAATTAACAATCGTAGCGGATGCCACAAGTGTGACAGAAAATAAGGCGGAAGCCTTCGCAGATGCAGTGAAAGAAATAAAGGAGCTAGACCATGTATCAAGTGTCACTCCTGCAAGGCCTAATGAAGAAGGGAACTTTGCCATCATTACGGTAGTTCCAAAAACAGGCCCAAATGATGTGGCAACGAAGGATTTGGTAAAGGATGTACGCAGCTTATCAGATAAAAACGGGGTAGATTTGCTCGTTACTGGATCGACTGCAGTGAATATTGATATTTCAGACCGCCTTAATGACGCGATACCGGTGTTTGCTGTACTCATTGTTGGGTTTGCGTTTGTCTTGCTGACAATCGTATTCCGTTCGTTGCTTGTGCCTCTTGTTGCTGTTGCAGGATTCATATTGACGATGACAGCCACACTTGGAACCTGTGTATTTGTTTTACAAGACGGTAATCTCATCGACTTTTTGAAAATACCTGAAAAAGGGCCGATACTCGCGTTCTTGCCGATTTTATCTATTGGGATACTGTTTGGATTAGCCATGGATTATCAAGTATTCCTTGTAAGCAGAATGCGAGAAGAATATGTGAAAACAAAAAATCCAGTCCAAGCGATTCAAGCTGGTTTAAAACACAGCGGTCCTGTTGTCACCGCAGCCGGCCTGATCATGATATTCGTTTTTGCAGGATTTATCTTTGCTGGTGAAGCGTCTATTAAAGCAAACGGATTGGCTCTATCCTTTGGTGTGCTCTTTGATGCATTTATTGTACGAATGACACTCATTCCAAGTGTCATGAAGCTGATGGGGGATGCAGCTTGGTATTTGCCAAAATGGCTGGACAAGATCATTCCGAATGTAGATATAGAAGGGCATCAACTCACGAAAGAAATTCAGCCGGAGATTGACCAGGATCAAAAGAAACAAATCATGTAA
- a CDS encoding TetR/AcrR family transcriptional regulator, with amino-acid sequence MTREHIKREAVRQFNQLGYEGVKMAHIAKELGIRKQSLSYHFSSKKDLLMEVYPEIVEEEVGFINDFFESRKDMPAKNLVYDFLKETQVRFHAMPNVAFLQAMSFKAPAEVSDFISAQYLLFLHALKSRIALVFKESGITCPPEKCAIAFITLFDGLNIQLVYENKQSFERSLEISFEIFWQGLKAKS; translated from the coding sequence GTGACCCGAGAACATATAAAACGCGAAGCCGTTCGCCAATTTAATCAGCTTGGGTATGAGGGAGTTAAAATGGCGCATATTGCCAAAGAATTGGGAATCCGGAAACAATCTCTGTCCTACCATTTTTCATCAAAAAAGGATCTGTTGATGGAAGTATATCCGGAGATTGTTGAAGAAGAAGTAGGGTTTATCAATGATTTTTTTGAATCCCGAAAGGATATGCCAGCCAAAAATCTAGTATATGATTTTTTAAAAGAAACCCAGGTGCGCTTTCATGCTATGCCCAATGTAGCCTTTTTGCAGGCGATGTCGTTTAAGGCTCCTGCTGAAGTAAGTGATTTTATTTCAGCCCAGTACCTGCTGTTTCTGCATGCTTTGAAAAGCCGAATTGCCCTTGTTTTTAAAGAATCGGGCATCACCTGTCCGCCCGAGAAGTGTGCGATTGCCTTTATCACTCTTTTTGACGGGCTGAACATTCAGCTGGTATACGAGAATAAACAATCATTTGAGCGATCTTTAGAGATTTCCTTCGAAATTTTTTGGCAAGGGCTGAAGGCAAAATCTTGA
- a CDS encoding ring-cleaving dioxygenase gives MAKKTMGIHHITAIVGHPQENTDFYAGVLGLRLVKQTVNFDDPGTYHLYFGNEGGKPGTIITFFPWAGARQGIIGDGQVGVTSYVVPKGAMAFWEKRLKKFNVSYTKIERFGEQYIEFDDPHGLHLEIVEREEGEANTWTFGDVTPDVAIKGFGGATLLSAQPDKTAELLENIMGLDRVGKEGDFVRYRSAGDIGNVIDLKVTPIGRGQLGAGTVHHIAWRARDDEDQLDWHRYIASHGYGVTPVRDRNYFNAIYFREHGEILFEIATDPPGFAHDESPETMGGKLMLPAQYEPHRTQIEQGLLPFEVRELD, from the coding sequence ATGGCGAAAAAAACGATGGGAATCCATCATATTACAGCAATTGTCGGACACCCTCAAGAGAACACAGATTTTTACGCAGGCGTTCTGGGGCTTCGATTGGTTAAGCAAACGGTCAATTTTGATGATCCAGGTACGTACCATCTTTATTTTGGAAATGAAGGCGGGAAGCCGGGAACCATCATCACCTTCTTTCCGTGGGCGGGAGCCCGCCAAGGCATCATTGGAGACGGTCAAGTTGGCGTAACTTCTTATGTGGTGCCGAAGGGAGCTATGGCTTTTTGGGAAAAGAGACTTAAAAAGTTCAACGTTTCCTACACCAAAATCGAGCGTTTTGGAGAACAATATATAGAATTTGATGATCCGCACGGCCTTCATTTAGAGATTGTGGAAAGAGAAGAGGGAGAAGCCAATACGTGGACGTTCGGAGATGTAACACCTGATGTTGCCATTAAAGGCTTTGGCGGTGCAACCCTGTTATCAGCGCAGCCTGACAAAACCGCTGAACTATTAGAAAACATCATGGGGCTGGATCGGGTCGGCAAGGAAGGAGACTTCGTTCGTTATCGATCTGCCGGGGATATCGGAAATGTGATTGACCTTAAAGTAACGCCAATTGGCCGCGGGCAATTGGGAGCCGGAACGGTGCATCATATCGCTTGGCGTGCTAGAGATGACGAAGATCAATTAGATTGGCACAGATATATTGCTTCTCACGGATACGGTGTGACTCCTGTCCGGGATAGAAACTATTTTAATGCGATTTACTTTAGAGAACATGGAGAAATCCTGTTTGAAATCGCAACGGATCCGCCAGGCTTTGCACATGATGAATCACCTGAAACAATGGGCGGAAAATTGATGCTGCCTGCGCAGTATGAACCGCATCGCACACAAATTGAACAAGGGCTGCTGCCGTTTGAAGTGAGAGAATTAGATTGA
- a CDS encoding MerR family transcriptional regulator codes for MKEFFSIGEVSKLFNVKISALRYYDEIGLLKPEHKDEQTNYRYYSTQQFERLDTIKYLRALGLPIHKLLDFFHSQNTNTLLHLLKSQQTEIERKKRELECIEKKISRRIMQIEDAVHTPLGHITKIQLPALRVAYLQHEYILGHDIEHSLAELRTRLSANKEIFIGKIGLSISAANVKAHQFDKYSSIFMILEDENEETSSEIIFPSREYLQIRFKGSHPEAEPYYKQLLAYMNEHHYEIAGDSIEITLIDYGITNHLDNYVTEILLPIKIIS; via the coding sequence ATGAAGGAGTTTTTTTCGATTGGAGAAGTTTCAAAGTTATTCAATGTAAAAATCTCTGCGCTCAGGTATTATGATGAAATCGGTCTTTTGAAACCGGAGCATAAAGATGAGCAAACAAACTATAGATATTATTCTACCCAACAGTTTGAGCGGCTGGACACCATCAAGTATTTGAGGGCATTAGGCCTGCCAATCCATAAACTTCTTGATTTTTTTCATTCTCAAAACACAAATACTCTGCTTCATTTACTGAAAAGCCAGCAAACTGAAATTGAACGCAAAAAGAGAGAATTGGAATGCATAGAAAAAAAGATCTCCCGCCGCATCATGCAAATAGAAGATGCTGTTCACACGCCGTTAGGTCACATTACAAAAATACAACTTCCCGCATTGCGTGTGGCTTATTTACAGCATGAATATATTCTCGGCCATGATATCGAGCATTCGTTAGCGGAATTGAGAACCCGCCTGAGTGCCAACAAGGAAATTTTTATAGGCAAGATCGGTTTATCCATTTCAGCAGCAAATGTAAAAGCACATCAGTTCGACAAATATTCCAGCATATTCATGATTCTTGAAGATGAAAATGAAGAAACTTCATCCGAAATCATTTTTCCTTCCAGAGAATATCTGCAAATCCGATTTAAAGGGTCACATCCCGAAGCCGAACCCTATTACAAACAGTTGCTGGCATATATGAACGAGCATCACTATGAAATAGCAGGAGACTCAATTGAAATTACACTCATTGATTATGGAATAACAAATCATCTAGACAATTATGTGACTGAAATCCTGCTGCCCATCAAAATAATTTCATGA
- a CDS encoding DoxX family protein: MEDAGLLLIRIMIGVVFLFYGSQKLFGWFGGYGIKGTGQWFESIGVKPGNAAAALTGLGEFVSGILFILGVFLPLGAAIITIVMLGAIVKVHGAKGFANGAGGFEYNVVLIAVSIGVALIGSGAYALHF, encoded by the coding sequence ATGGAAGATGCAGGACTGTTGCTTATTCGTATTATGATTGGTGTGGTATTTCTGTTTTATGGATCACAAAAATTATTCGGCTGGTTTGGCGGATACGGGATTAAAGGGACCGGCCAGTGGTTCGAGTCAATTGGAGTGAAACCAGGTAACGCCGCGGCCGCTTTAACAGGTCTTGGGGAATTCGTAAGCGGAATTCTATTTATTTTAGGTGTATTCCTCCCGCTTGGAGCTGCTATCATCACGATCGTGATGTTAGGTGCCATCGTAAAAGTCCATGGAGCGAAAGGATTTGCGAACGGTGCCGGCGGTTTTGAATATAACGTGGTGCTGATTGCAGTCTCCATCGGGGTTGCGCTTATCGGTTCAGGGGCTTACGCGCTGCATTTTTAA
- the mneP gene encoding manganese transporter MneP yields MASEREQISKKVALIALIANLILMAGKIFFGLIGDSEAVFADGIHSAADVVASIAVLAVIGISNKPPDQDHPFGHGKAEVISEAIVGIILLIVSVYILIEAVLSFVEGPSVPQYSALFAALISYAAKQILYRYSIKQGEKWNSKAIIAIAYDHKGDIVASLAAFIGVLLAIIGNTRGWTYLLYADAIASAIVAYLIFKISMELIRPSVDILMEKSVDPKLIAEYKAVIFQCDQVKRIDRIRAREHGHYKLLDVRLSLDHDLTIKQGHDIARDIRNEIKRQFPDVEEVLIHVNPYFEE; encoded by the coding sequence ATGGCAAGTGAAAGAGAACAAATAAGCAAAAAAGTTGCTTTGATAGCATTAATAGCCAACCTGATTTTAATGGCCGGAAAGATCTTCTTTGGCCTTATAGGCGATAGTGAAGCCGTTTTTGCAGACGGTATACATTCCGCAGCGGATGTCGTTGCTTCGATTGCTGTCCTGGCAGTGATCGGCATTTCCAACAAACCGCCCGACCAGGACCATCCATTTGGCCATGGGAAAGCTGAAGTCATCAGTGAGGCGATTGTAGGCATCATCTTACTGATCGTATCCGTTTATATTCTAATAGAAGCGGTTCTGTCCTTTGTTGAAGGGCCAAGCGTTCCACAATACAGCGCATTGTTTGCAGCCCTGATTTCGTACGCAGCCAAGCAGATCTTATATCGTTATTCCATCAAGCAGGGGGAAAAATGGAACAGTAAAGCGATTATCGCGATCGCATACGATCATAAAGGCGATATCGTTGCCTCTCTCGCCGCTTTTATCGGTGTTCTATTGGCGATTATCGGAAACACCCGCGGATGGACCTATCTGTTGTACGCCGATGCTATTGCCAGTGCCATCGTGGCTTACCTTATTTTCAAAATTTCAATGGAATTAATCAGGCCGTCTGTTGATATTCTCATGGAGAAAAGCGTTGATCCTAAGCTGATAGCGGAATACAAAGCGGTTATTTTTCAATGTGATCAAGTAAAACGAATCGATAGAATCCGTGCGAGAGAACATGGCCACTATAAATTGCTTGATGTCCGATTATCTTTAGATCATGATTTGACAATTAAGCAGGGGCACGATATTGCCCGCGACATCAGGAATGAAATCAAAAGGCAGTTTCCAGATGTGGAAGAAGTGCTCATCCATGTGAATCCTTATTTTGAGGAATAG
- a CDS encoding thioredoxin family protein, which translates to MKEMKELRSLAAVEHFIKQHQFSFIYISRPGCTVCHAVLPQLRLLLDQFPKIALGHINADEVEEVAGRFSVFTVPVLLLFVDGTEFLREARFVHFEQLEERLKRVYQLYEEE; encoded by the coding sequence ATGAAAGAGATGAAAGAATTACGTTCATTAGCTGCTGTAGAACATTTCATTAAACAGCATCAATTCAGTTTTATCTATATATCAAGACCCGGCTGTACAGTATGCCACGCTGTTCTGCCGCAACTCAGACTATTATTGGATCAGTTTCCGAAGATCGCATTGGGGCATATCAATGCTGACGAAGTAGAAGAGGTTGCCGGCAGATTTTCAGTCTTCACCGTCCCTGTGCTTCTTTTGTTCGTTGATGGGACTGAGTTCCTGAGAGAAGCCCGTTTCGTTCATTTTGAACAGCTCGAAGAAAGGCTGAAAAGGGTTTATCAGTTATATGAAGAAGAATAA
- the ydfI gene encoding two-component system response regulator YdfI has product MNKVLIVDDHLVVREGLKLLIETNDHYTIIGEAENGKSAIRLADELKPDVILMDLYMPEMSGLEAIKQIKEKHDIPIIILTTYNEDHLMIEGIELGAKGYLLKDTSSETLFHTMDAAIRGNVLLQPDILKRLQEIQLERMKKQSSDTQLTEKEVIVLKAIAKGLKSKAIAFDLGVSERTVKSRLTSIYNKLGANSRTEAVTIAMQRGILTLDK; this is encoded by the coding sequence ATGAATAAGGTTTTAATCGTTGATGACCACCTTGTGGTGAGGGAAGGTCTGAAGCTTTTAATTGAAACGAATGATCACTACACCATCATAGGAGAGGCGGAAAACGGCAAATCAGCAATCCGCCTTGCAGATGAATTAAAACCGGATGTTATTCTCATGGATTTGTATATGCCAGAGATGAGCGGGTTAGAAGCCATTAAACAAATCAAAGAAAAACACGACATCCCCATCATTATTTTGACTACGTATAATGAAGATCATCTCATGATCGAAGGAATTGAATTAGGGGCGAAAGGATATCTATTGAAGGATACGAGTTCAGAAACCCTTTTTCATACAATGGATGCAGCAATAAGAGGAAACGTGCTGTTGCAGCCTGATATCTTAAAACGTCTGCAAGAAATCCAACTGGAGCGGATGAAAAAGCAGAGCAGTGATACGCAGCTGACAGAAAAGGAAGTCATTGTTTTGAAAGCAATTGCTAAAGGCCTCAAAAGCAAAGCGATCGCCTTTGATTTGGGCGTCTCTGAGCGAACAGTAAAGTCTAGACTAACGTCCATTTACAATAAATTAGGCGCGAACTCAAGAACGGAAGCCGTGACGATTGCCATGCAAAGAGGCATTCTGACATTAGACAAATAA
- a CDS encoding DUF554 domain-containing protein translates to MFGTIFNTVMIIAGSVIGGICKKGIKDEYQDILMQAMGFAAVALGINAITQHMPESKYPILFIVSLAIGGLFGQIINLELRFNKLVNRFSKSNLAEGLSTAILLFCIGSLSILGPVEAALHGDYKYLLTNGMLDGITSIVLASTFGFGIAASAIVLFAWQGSIYLFAKVMESALNTDLINEITIVGGILILSSGLSILGIKKFKTLNLLPSLLIPPIVIFVIHTFGLRF, encoded by the coding sequence ATGTTTGGAACCATTTTTAACACCGTTATGATTATTGCCGGAAGTGTGATCGGAGGGATATGTAAGAAAGGCATTAAAGACGAGTATCAGGATATCTTGATGCAGGCAATGGGGTTTGCAGCAGTTGCGCTGGGGATCAACGCGATTACACAGCATATGCCTGAAAGTAAATACCCCATTCTTTTTATCGTCAGTTTAGCCATTGGGGGATTGTTTGGCCAAATCATCAACCTTGAATTGCGATTCAACAAGCTGGTGAACAGATTCTCTAAAAGCAATTTAGCTGAAGGCTTATCAACGGCGATCTTATTATTTTGTATCGGTTCGCTCTCCATATTAGGCCCTGTTGAAGCCGCGTTGCATGGAGATTATAAATACCTCCTGACAAACGGAATGTTAGATGGGATTACCTCCATTGTGCTCGCTTCGACTTTTGGTTTTGGAATCGCAGCGTCTGCCATTGTGCTATTTGCCTGGCAGGGCTCCATCTATTTATTTGCTAAAGTAATGGAGAGTGCGCTTAACACAGACCTTATCAACGAAATCACAATTGTAGGAGGCATCCTCATCCTCAGTTCAGGGTTAAGCATTCTGGGCATTAAGAAGTTTAAAACGCTAAACCTGCTGCCGTCCCTGTTGATTCCGCCTATTGTTATTTTCGTGATTCATACATTTGGGCTGCGGTTTTAA